From Thermanaerothrix sp., one genomic window encodes:
- a CDS encoding heavy-metal-associated domain-containing protein: protein MIAIAVEDMSCGHCVDRISKALRAAGIEGFTVDLSSKKVTIESDDRGILERAIEAIKEAGYDCKEGE, encoded by the coding sequence ATGATCGCCATAGCAGTTGAGGACATGTCCTGCGGGCACTGCGTGGACCGCATATCCAAGGCCCTAAGAGCCGCGGGGATTGAGGGCTTTACCGTGGATCTTTCGTCAAAAAAAGTAACCATTGAGTCCGATGACCGGGGTATCCTTGAGAGGGCGATTGAAGCCATTAAGGAGGCTGGGTACGATTGCAAGGAGGGGGAGTGA
- a CDS encoding heavy metal translocating P-type ATPase encodes MSEAELTKRTYRVSGMTCATCSRMLQKGLSKVEGVSFVSVDLATETALVICDGDVSDEVLIAAAEKAGYPIVPFSEAVDSNEGQRYRASVRNLLLAAALSLPVWWNMFYHMVLRRHAPLGPLAEALLAFFAIFIGGRTIFRGAWIALSHRHANMDVLIGIGAAAGSLTGFLGAMSHHIPSFAAVGTMMVVLHLTGRFIESRLRDRALKKVRSLMDMKPRMARILEEDREELVPEEFLKSGQTIKVLPGERIPVDGVVLEGISGVDESFITGESDLPLRGPGDPVVSGSLNLTGPLTIRAEKVGDESFVSRMLQMVRESQGARTPIQALADRVTMYFVPVVIGLAVASGVLWVLAEGGMGYIRGMVLSFLGFNAHSVMWPWLYASMATLVIACPCALGLATPMALAVASGEASSAGVLIRDGEAFQELKSVGAVVLDKTGTLTMGRPAVVRWQIPDWAAGHVLSLESSSSHPIAKAVAAHIASSFAVEVFAVENPREVPGEGVFGVIDGEDWFVGRPEGSKWASWAQEGLTVVEVRKGGQVLGAMGLKDPLREDSMEAVRALKERGVEVIMATGDSEAVARRVAEETGIESWRGRMKPEDKLGLIHSLQAQGLKVAMVGDGINDAASLKGANVGIAMGSGLDLAIDSADLVLVRPGLSGVVRAFDISKGLSKVIAQNLAGAFGYNLVFIPLAMLGIMHPMLAELAMLCSSITVIINSLRIRSRG; translated from the coding sequence TTGTCGGAAGCGGAATTGACCAAGAGGACATACCGGGTATCGGGCATGACCTGCGCCACCTGTTCAAGGATGCTTCAGAAGGGGCTGTCGAAGGTGGAGGGGGTTAGTTTTGTCTCCGTAGACCTGGCCACCGAAACCGCCCTGGTGATATGCGACGGCGATGTATCGGATGAGGTGCTGATTGCCGCGGCGGAGAAGGCGGGGTACCCCATAGTTCCATTCTCAGAGGCGGTGGATTCAAATGAAGGCCAGCGTTACAGGGCATCGGTGCGGAATCTGCTCCTTGCGGCGGCCCTTTCCTTGCCGGTGTGGTGGAACATGTTTTACCACATGGTATTGCGCCGCCACGCCCCCCTTGGTCCCCTGGCGGAGGCGCTCTTAGCCTTCTTTGCCATATTCATCGGCGGAAGGACCATATTCCGCGGCGCTTGGATAGCCCTGTCCCATAGGCATGCCAACATGGACGTCCTGATAGGCATAGGCGCTGCGGCGGGCTCCCTGACTGGCTTCCTTGGCGCCATGTCCCACCATATCCCATCCTTTGCCGCCGTGGGGACCATGATGGTGGTGCTTCACCTGACGGGAAGGTTCATCGAGTCCAGGCTGCGGGACAGGGCCCTGAAGAAGGTTAGAAGCCTCATGGACATGAAGCCCCGGATGGCCAGGATTCTCGAGGAAGATCGGGAGGAGTTGGTCCCCGAGGAGTTCCTCAAGTCAGGCCAGACCATAAAGGTGCTTCCCGGGGAGCGGATACCGGTGGATGGGGTTGTCCTGGAGGGTATTTCAGGGGTCGACGAGTCCTTCATAACCGGAGAGTCCGACCTGCCATTGAGGGGCCCAGGAGACCCGGTGGTGAGCGGCTCCTTGAACCTTACCGGTCCTTTGACAATACGGGCCGAGAAGGTGGGGGATGAATCGTTTGTATCCCGGATGCTCCAGATGGTGAGGGAGTCCCAGGGGGCCAGGACCCCCATACAGGCCCTGGCGGACCGGGTAACCATGTACTTCGTGCCGGTGGTGATAGGCCTTGCGGTGGCTTCGGGAGTCCTTTGGGTGCTGGCGGAAGGCGGCATGGGCTACATCCGGGGGATGGTGCTCTCCTTCTTGGGCTTCAACGCACACTCTGTTATGTGGCCTTGGTTGTACGCCTCCATGGCCACCCTTGTCATCGCCTGCCCCTGCGCTTTGGGGCTTGCCACCCCCATGGCCCTCGCGGTGGCGTCGGGGGAAGCTTCCTCGGCCGGCGTGCTCATAAGGGATGGGGAGGCCTTTCAGGAGTTAAAGTCCGTGGGCGCGGTGGTCCTGGACAAGACCGGTACGTTGACCATGGGCCGCCCGGCGGTGGTTAGGTGGCAGATACCTGATTGGGCAGCGGGCCATGTCCTGTCCCTTGAGTCGTCGTCATCGCATCCCATAGCCAAGGCGGTGGCGGCGCATATCGCTTCCAGCTTTGCGGTTGAGGTCTTTGCGGTGGAGAACCCAAGGGAGGTTCCTGGCGAAGGGGTCTTTGGGGTCATAGACGGTGAGGATTGGTTCGTAGGTCGTCCTGAGGGTTCGAAATGGGCCAGCTGGGCTCAGGAGGGTTTGACCGTCGTGGAGGTTCGGAAGGGCGGTCAGGTGCTGGGGGCCATGGGACTTAAGGATCCCTTGCGAGAGGACAGCATGGAGGCCGTGAGGGCCCTCAAGGAAAGGGGCGTTGAGGTTATCATGGCCACCGGCGACTCTGAGGCGGTGGCCCGGCGGGTGGCGGAGGAGACGGGGATCGAAAGCTGGCGGGGAAGGATGAAGCCGGAGGACAAGCTGGGGTTGATACACTCCCTTCAGGCCCAGGGGCTTAAGGTGGCCATGGTGGGGGACGGCATCAACGACGCCGCGTCCCTCAAGGGGGCCAACGTGGGCATAGCCATGGGAAGCGGGTTGGATCTTGCCATCGACAGCGCCGACCTGGTGCTGGTAAGGCCCGGTCTTTCCGGGGTTGTAAGGGCCTTTGACATATCAAAGGGCCTTTCCAAGGTGATAGCCCAGAACTTGGCTGGGGCGTTCGGGTACAACCTCGTGTTCATACCCCTTGCCATGTTGGGCATAATGCACCCCATGTTGGCGGAGTTGGCCATGCTTTGCAGCTCCATTACCGTTATAATCAACTCGCTTAGGATAAGGTCGAGGGGATGA
- a CDS encoding acyl-CoA thioesterase, producing the protein MSLPVHATKVRVRYSETDQMGIAYHANYLVWFEVARAAFCEALGVSYREWEERGILLPAVEVRCRYKRPAHYDDVITVECGLKDLLPHSVTFSYRVLLDQALLAEGTTKHGICDREGRLITGDNPFYLWLKRRMSGLEG; encoded by the coding sequence ATGTCCTTGCCGGTCCATGCCACTAAGGTAAGGGTTCGTTACAGCGAGACCGACCAGATGGGTATAGCGTATCACGCCAACTACCTGGTGTGGTTTGAGGTGGCTAGGGCGGCTTTTTGTGAAGCCCTGGGGGTATCTTACCGGGAGTGGGAGGAGAGGGGGATACTCCTTCCCGCTGTGGAGGTGCGCTGCAGGTATAAAAGGCCCGCCCACTACGACGACGTTATAACTGTGGAATGCGGTTTGAAGGATCTGCTGCCCCACAGCGTGACCTTTTCGTACCGCGTTCTGCTGGATCAAGCGCTTCTTGCGGAGGGGACAACGAAACACGGCATATGCGACAGGGAAGGGCGTTTGATAACCGGCGACAACCCTTTTTACCTCTGGCTTAAAAGGAGGATGAGCGGGTTGGAGGGGTAG
- a CDS encoding CoA-binding protein: protein MRSKMESLISSARTVAIVGASKREERMSNRVHRYLKSKGFKVYPVNPSIKGEEVNGDPCLGGVLELPEDVDVVALFLSSANQGDVIQDLGQMRVRPAVFFQPGAENPEGEETLRGLGFEVFEGCVMAVHMSLSGGIL, encoded by the coding sequence ATGCGGTCTAAGATGGAGTCCCTGATCTCGTCCGCCCGGACCGTGGCGATAGTCGGTGCTTCAAAGAGGGAGGAAAGGATGTCTAACCGGGTGCACCGGTACCTCAAGTCCAAGGGGTTCAAGGTGTATCCGGTGAACCCATCCATCAAGGGCGAGGAGGTAAACGGAGACCCTTGCCTTGGGGGTGTTCTGGAGCTGCCGGAGGATGTGGACGTGGTGGCCCTGTTCCTTTCTTCCGCTAATCAAGGGGATGTGATCCAAGACCTGGGGCAGATGAGGGTTAGGCCTGCGGTTTTCTTCCAGCCCGGGGCGGAGAACCCTGAGGGGGAGGAAACCCTTAGGGGACTTGGGTTTGAGGTGTTCGAGGGCTGTGTCATGGCGGTCCACATGTCCCTGAGCGGGGGTATCCTCTGA